ATGCAGCTTATGACAAGAAAGCATTATTCGCTTTCTTAAAGGATTTTAAAGCTGAAAAAGAACCAGGCACAGAATACGAATACAGCAACCTGGGGTTTGGTTTATTAGGTGAGCTTCTGTCTACGATCACCAAAAAGCCCTACATGACTTTGGTGAAAGAAACAATACTAACTCCATTAGAGATGACCAATACTGGAGATAAATTAAATCCTAAGAACAAAAACTTTGCTGCACCATTTTCAGAAAGTGGAGAGCAAGTTCCATTTTGGAACTTCCAAGCCATTGCAGGTGCTGGCGCATTAAAATCCACGTTGAATGATCTTTTACGCTATACGATTGCACAATTAACCTTCCCTGAGAACGATGTGCAACGTGCAATGAATCTTACAAAACAATTCACATTCCTTGTTCCACCGAACAGTGACATTGGTTTAGCATGGCACATGAACATGTTGGATGGTGTGATCTATTATCATCATACCGGAGCAACCGAAGGTTCTAATGCATTCGTAGGGTTTGTTCCTGACGAAAAATCGGTAGTTATCATGCTTTCTAATTCTAGCAATCAATTAGGGAAAATTGGAACGCAGCTACTTGAAAAAGTTTTGACCACAAAATAAATTGAAAAGGGGAGATTCCCATGCTGGTTATCTCCCCTGTTTCACTGTTTAGTTCTTCTCTTTCATGGACAAGAACCAATCGCTTTCCTTCGCATCGCTATCTTTCTCAGTGTATCATGACTGTAGGCTTACGCCATCCATTCAGATATGATGATCAAATCAACTTTCCGGAAAGGAATATACGGGTTTATTGTATGTGTGCAATTTTTGTTATACTTCTGCAATCAAATCAACCTCCAATTTATAACCATGACGTAATTCGGGTACTGGCACTACAGTTCTTGCCGGTTTATGTTTACCAATGTAATCGGCAAACAAAGCATTGAACTGCGGCCAGAAGCTGGCGTCACTTATATAAGCTGTCACTTTAACTATTTTCTGCAAACTACTTGAAGAAGCAACCAGAATGTTTTCAATATTTTGAAACACTACATTAAACTGCCCTTCAAAATCGTCATCTTCATGATGTGTTCCATCAGAAGAAATTGGCAACTGCCCAGATATAAACAAGAAATGATTCGATACTATTGCCGTACTATAATGTCCATTTGGCTTCGGGAGTCTACTCCCTTGTAGTATTTTCATGTTAAACAATTAAATTCAATCACTTCTTACAAATTAAACTCTTGCTGTATCCTTATAATAGAAGGATATTAGCACTTTCAGTTCTTTTGCAATTCCTTAGGCAAAAATCCGATCATCTGCCTAAAGTATCGAGTGAAATGACTTTGATCTGAAAATCCGCACAAGAAGGCGACTTCCGTCAAAGAGTGTGTGTTCAACTGGATTAACTCCATTGCCCGAATCATCCGTATCTTTCTCTGATACAATAAAACCGTACTACCCGCATATTTCTCAAAATATTTGGATATTGTAACCTTATGGACTGAACATAGCCTTGCTAATTCGTCCAACGTGATGTGCTTGTTCCAGTTAGCTTGAATATAATCCTTCGCTATAGTTACCCAAGCAGGAAAATGAGTTAACATAACCTCCTTTTGTGGACCATTGTTAAGAGACATAATCAATGATTCTACTGCTGAAAAAGCTTCCTCATCACGATAATTTAACTCCTTATAAATGTTAATCATAAATAAATGTAATT
The Sphingobacterium daejeonense genome window above contains:
- a CDS encoding RidA family protein, with product MKILQGSRLPKPNGHYSTAIVSNHFLFISGQLPISSDGTHHEDDDFEGQFNVVFQNIENILVASSSSLQKIVKVTAYISDASFWPQFNALFADYIGKHKPARTVVPVPELRHGYKLEVDLIAEV
- a CDS encoding helix-turn-helix transcriptional regulator: MINIYKELNYRDEEAFSAVESLIMSLNNGPQKEVMLTHFPAWVTIAKDYIQANWNKHITLDELARLCSVHKVTISKYFEKYAGSTVLLYQRKIRMIRAMELIQLNTHSLTEVAFLCGFSDQSHFTRYFRQMIGFLPKELQKN